CAGGGCGAGCCCGATGTTTTCCGGTGCATCGTCGTTGAGGATTTCGGCAGCTTCTTCTGCCTCGTCCAGGAACGCCTGGATGTCCACCCCGGCCAGGCCGGAGGGTACAAGGCCGAACGCGGTCAGCGCCGAGTAGCGGCCGCCGACGTTGGGATCGGCATTGAAGACTGCGCGGTAGCCGGCTTCGCGTGAGGCCTTGTCCAGGGGTGAGCCGGGGTCGGTCACGATGATGATCCGGCTCTTGGCGTCCACGCCTGCCTCGGTGAAGGCCTGCTCGAAGATCCGCCGCTGGGAATCCGTTTCCAGGGTGGAACCGGACTTGGACGAGACCACGATGGCGGTGGCGGCCAGCCGGTCTGCGAGGGCAGCACGGACCTGGTCCGGGTCCGTGCTGTCCAGCACTGTCAGCTCGACGCCGGCCGTGCCGGCGATGACCTCGGGGGCCAGCGATGATCCGCCCATGCCGCAGAGGACGATCCTGCTGACGCCTTCGGCGCGCAGGGCGTCACGGAGTTCCAGGATGTCCTTGACCAGGGGCTGTGAGACGGTGGCGGCCTCCACCCAGCCCAGGCGGATTGCGGACTCGGATTCGGCGTCCGGACCCCACAATGTGTGGTCCTTGGCGAAGATCCGGGTGGCGATCCGGTCCTCGACGAGGGCGGGGAGGTGCTGTTCAAGCGCCTCCTGGGCAGCGCCGGTGGCGTCGTAGCTGAGAGTGCTCATAGGTGTTAGGAAGCCTTTCGTGCAGAGGCGAGGGCGCCTTCGACGTCGGCCAGCAGTTCCTTCCAGCTGGCCACGAACTTGTCCAGGCCTTCGGTTTCAAGGAGCGCGACGACCTCGTTGTAGGAGATACCGAGCTTCTCCAGGGCGTCGAGGGTTGCGTTCGCCTCATCATAGGTGCCGGTGACGGTGTCGCCGGTGACCACGCCGTGGTCGAAGGTGGCGTCCAGCGTCTTCTCCGGCATGGTGTTCACGACCCCGGGGGCCACGAGTTCGGTGACGTACAGGGTGTCCGGGTACGCCGGGTCCTTCACACCGGTGGAGGCCCACAGGGGGCGCTGGGGGAGTGCACCGGCGTCGGCCAGCAGGGCCCAGCGCTCGGTGGAGAAGAGTTCCTCGTAGACCTGGTAGGCCAGGCGGGCGTTGGCCAGGCCGGCCTTGCCCTTGAGGGCCTTTGCCTCGTCGGTGCCGATCTTGTCGAGGCGCTTGTCGATCTCGGTGTCCACGCGGGAAACGAAGAAGGACGCAACGGAATGGATCTTCGAAAGGTCGTGGCCGTTTTCCTTGGCCCGCTCCAGGCCGGACTGGAAGGCGTTGATGACGGCGCGGTAGCGCTCCAGGGAGAAGATCAGGGTCACGTTGACGCTGATGCCCTCGGCCAGGGTTGCCGTGATGGCTTCGAGGCCTTCGAGCGTGGCCGGGATCTTGATGTGGACGTTGTCCTTGTTGACGCGCTGGTAGAGGTGCTTGGCCTCGGCGATGGTTCCTGCGGTGTCCCAGGCAAGGCGCGGGTCGACTTCGATGGAGACGCGGCCGTCGACGCCCCTCGTGGCGGCAGCGACCGGGGCGAACAGGTCGCAGGCGTCGGCAACGTCGGTGGTGGTGATCTCAAAGATCGTGTCCTCCACGCTGGCGCCCTCCGCTGCCTTGCCGGCGATGATGTGGTCGTAGTCGGTACCGGAGGTGATGGCGGCGTGGAAGATGGACGGGTTGGTGGTCACACCAACCACGTTCTTCTCTTCGATGAGCTTGCGGAGGGTGCCGGTTTCCAGGCGTCCGCGGGAAAGGTCGTCGAGCCAGATGGAGACGCCGGCATCGGAAAGCTGCTGGGTGGGAGTAGTCATTGTTATATCTCCTAAAAGATGAGGTTTCAGGCCTGCAGGCTGGACAAGGAGTCCTTGGCGGCGGCGGCGACAGCTTCTGCCGTGATGCCGAACTCCTGGAAGAGGCGCTTGTAGTCAGCGGAAGCGCCGTAGTGTTCAAGGCTGACGGAGCGTCCTGCGTCGCCGACGAATTCGCGCCAGCCCAGGGCCAGCCCGGCCTCGACCGAGACACGTGCCTTGACGGCTGCGGGCAGCACGGATTCGCGGTAGGCAGCGTCCTGCTTCTTGAACCACTCAACGCAGGGCATGGACACCACGCGGGCGGCGATGCCGTCGGCCTGGAGGGCTTCGCGGGCCTGGACGGCCAGCTGGACCTCGGAGCCGGTGGCGATCAGGATCACGTCAGCCGGAACCGTGGCGCCGTCCTTCGAAGCCTCGGCCAGGACGTAGCCGCCCTTTGCCACGCCTGCCGTGGACGCGAAAGTATCGCCGTCGGCGTCGCCCGTGCCGCGTTCCCAGGTGGGAATGTTCTGGCGGGTCAGGACGATGCCTGCCGGGTTGGCGTGGTTCTCCAGCATCGTCTTCCAGGCTGCTGCCACCTCGTTCGCGTCACCGGGGCGGACGACGTCCAGGCCCACGATGGCGCGCAGCGAAGCGAGCTGTTCCACGGGCTGGTGGGTGGGGCCGTCCTCACCCAGGCCGATGGAGTCGTGCGTCCAGACGTACAGCGACGGGACACCCATGAGGGCGCCGAGGCGGATGGCGGGGCGCTGGTAGTCGCTGAAGATCAGGAAGGTTCCGGAGAAGGCACGGGTGTTGCCCGCAAGGCTGATGCCGTTCACGATCGACGCTGCAGCGTGCTCGCGGATGCCGAAGTGCAGGACCCGGCCGTACGGGTTGCCGGACCAGGCGCCGGTCTGCTTGGAGGCAGGCACGAAGGACGGGGAACCTTCAATGGTGGTGTTGTTGGACTCAGCAAGGTCGGCGGAGCCACCCCAAAGTTCGGGGAGGACCGGGCCCAGGGCGTTCAGGACCTTGCCGGATGCCGCGCGGGTGGAGACGTCCTTGCTTACCGGGAAGACGGGAAGGGCTGCGTCGAGGCCTTCGGGAAGCTCCTGTGCCTCGATGCGCTCGAGGAGTGCGGCGCCTTCCGGGTTGGCTTCGCGCCAGGCATTGAAGGATTCTTCCCAGGCCTTGTGTTCTGCCGCGCCGCGTTCCACCACTGCGCGTGCGTGGTCCAGGACTTCCTGGTCCACCTGGAAGGACTTGGCCGGGTCAAAGCCCAGCACCTCCTTCAGTGCGGCCACCTCTTCGGCGCCGAGGGCGGAACCGTGGATCTTTCCGGTGTTCTGCTTCTTGGGGGCGGGGTAGCCGATGATGGTGCGCAGCGAGATGATGGAGGGCTTGGACGTTTCGGCCTTGGCGGCGAGCAGGGCGCTGTAGAGCTCCTGGACGTCTTCCTTGTATTCGCCGGTCCGGGTCCAGTCCACGCGCTGGGTGTGCCAGCCGTAGGCCTCGTAACGCTTCAGGACATCCTCGGTGAAGGCAATGTCGGTGTCGTCTTCGATGGAGATGTGGTTCTCGTCGTAGATCACCACGAGGTTGCCCAGTTCCTGGTGTCCGGCCAGCGAGGACGCCTCGGCGGTGACACCTTCCTGGAGGTCGCCGTCTGAGGCGATGACCCAGATGGTGTGGTCAAAGGGCGACTCGCCGGCGGGAGCATCGGCGTCGAACAGGCCACGCTGGCGGCGCTGGGAGTAGGCGAAGCCCACCGAGGACGCCAGGCCCTGGCCCAGCGGGCCGGTGGTGATTTCCACGCCGGCGGTGTGCTTGTACTCGGGGTGCCCCGGGGTCAGTGAACCCCAGGTGCGCAGGGCCTCCAGGTCCTTGAGTTCCAGCCCGTAGCCGGAAAGGAAAAGCTGGATGTAAAGCGTCAGGGACGTGTGGCCCGGGGAAAGAACGAACCGGTCCCGGCCGAGCCACTGCGGATCGCGCGGGTCATGGCGCATCAGCTTCTGGAAGAGAAGGTATGCGGCCGGGGCCAGGCTCATGGCAGTTCCGGGGTGGCCGTTGCCCACCTTCTCCACGGCATCCGCGGCCAGGACGCGGATGGTGTCCACGGCGCGCTGGTCCAAGCTGGTCCATGACAGTTCTTGCTCTTCCAAATGTGGCACGAAAACCGGGCCCCTCTCTGTGCTGATGGCGGCGGTACACCGGATCCGGCCAAGGGCGCGCTGTTCGGCGCCCGCTGCGGTGTGTACCAGCCGTTCACCATCGAAACGTTGATCCTTGCATTCAGTCACGAACAGCAAGCGGGAATGCGTTTTCCACCGCTTTCTTGCTGCGTGCTGATCTGGTGACAGCTTAGCTCTTATCCATACTGCGGGCGGCGCAAATCTCACGTTTTGGACGCAATTTCCCCTTTTGTGAATCACCTTTTCGGAGGGTTGAGTTAATCTGCTCGAATGGGCCCGCGACCAATCAATTGCGCATATTGGAGGGCGGGGGCAGGGCCGGCGGCGCGGTATGATAATCGGAGGCCAACGCCGGGCGCATCCCTAACGCCGCCCGGGGTGTCCCGGCTGTTGCACGCACGTGAAGTGTTTCCTTCCTTAAGTGCCGTGCCCGGGTTCGGGCCGCACGACCGGAGCTGCCTGCCAGCCTCAACTGCCACACAGAACGGGTGACTGCCACCGTGAGCACAACAGATACGCCGCTGAACGCATCCCGGGCCTCCGGCATCGGGTTTGCCCGTAAGGCCAAGGCGTATCTCGCCCTCACCAAGCCGCGCGTGATCGAGCTGCTCCTGGTGAGCACTCTGCCCACCATGATCTACGCCGAGCGGGGCTTTCCGTCCATCGGACTGATCCTTGCCACACTGGTGGGCGGCGCCTTTGCTGCCGGCAGCGCCGGAGCCTTCAACTGCTACATCGACCGGGACATCGACAAGCTGATGCACCGGACGGAAAACCGGCCGTTGGTCACAGGGGAAGTCACCCCGAGGGAAGCCCTCGTCTTTTCCTGGCTGCTGGGAGCGGCTGCCATCGTGATCCTATGGTTCGGCGCCAATCCGCTCTCCGCCTGGCTGGGCCTGGGCGCCATCTTCTTCTACGTGGTCATCTACACGATGATCCTCAAGCGCCGCACTGCGCAGAACATTGTTTGGGGCGGCGCCGCCGGCTGCTTCCCGGTGTTGATCGCGTGGGCTGCCGTGACCAACTCCGTGGAGTGGCCCGCCATCATCCTGTTCCTGGTGATCTTCCTGTGGACGCCGCCGCACTACTGGCCCCTGTCCATGCGCTACGGCGAGGACTACCGAAATGCCAATGTCCCCATGCTTGGGGCCATCGCCGGGGCCAAGGTCGTCTCTGTCCAGGTGGTGCTGTACGCCTGGGCCATGGTGGCCTCCTCCTTGCTCATGATCCCGGCCGGCGGGGCAGGCTGGGTGTACACGGTGACGGCCCTCGTCGCGGGCGCCTGGTTCCTCTACGAATCGCACGCGCTCTACTCGCGCGCCCACCGCGAGGATATTTCCGACAAGCGCGCCATGAAGGTGTTCCACGGTTCCATCAGCTACCTGACGCTGCTGTTCATCGCCCTCGCGGTGGACCCCTTCGTTGGAAGTGCTGTCATGCCGGGCTAGCGGTCTAGCGTCGCTGGCGCGCCGTGTTCGGAGATAGTTTGCGGCTGCCTCGCCCCGGGCTCTGGCCGGGGATGAGGTTTTGGGCAGATCATGGAGGTGTCTGCCGCGGTGGACGCCGGTTTGTCTATGGTGCCGTGGTTGAGCCTGTGGGCTAGCGTGGCGCGGAGGGCTTCCACGGGAACCGTGGATTGTTGCCTTTGGAGCACGAGTGTTAGATTCCTCTGTTTTCCCTGTCCTCCCCTCGGCAGACGTCACGAAGGTCGAGTAGGGGTGTCAGGAGGAACAGTCATGGATATCGTGCACGAGCGGGCTGCCGGTTTGGACATTTCCAAACGCGACGCGAAGGTCTGTCTCCGGTTGCCCGGGCAGCGGGCCGGAACGTACACCTCCACGGTCACAACGTGGGGCGCAACCACAGGCCAGATCCTCGCCCTGCGGGACTTCCTGGAGGGCGAGCACGTCACCACGGTCGTCATGGAAGCCAC
This region of Arthrobacter sp. DNA4 genomic DNA includes:
- the tal gene encoding transaldolase; the encoded protein is MTTPTQQLSDAGVSIWLDDLSRGRLETGTLRKLIEEKNVVGVTTNPSIFHAAITSGTDYDHIIAGKAAEGASVEDTIFEITTTDVADACDLFAPVAAATRGVDGRVSIEVDPRLAWDTAGTIAEAKHLYQRVNKDNVHIKIPATLEGLEAITATLAEGISVNVTLIFSLERYRAVINAFQSGLERAKENGHDLSKIHSVASFFVSRVDTEIDKRLDKIGTDEAKALKGKAGLANARLAYQVYEELFSTERWALLADAGALPQRPLWASTGVKDPAYPDTLYVTELVAPGVVNTMPEKTLDATFDHGVVTGDTVTGTYDEANATLDALEKLGISYNEVVALLETEGLDKFVASWKELLADVEGALASARKAS
- the tkt gene encoding transketolase, which codes for MEEQELSWTSLDQRAVDTIRVLAADAVEKVGNGHPGTAMSLAPAAYLLFQKLMRHDPRDPQWLGRDRFVLSPGHTSLTLYIQLFLSGYGLELKDLEALRTWGSLTPGHPEYKHTAGVEITTGPLGQGLASSVGFAYSQRRQRGLFDADAPAGESPFDHTIWVIASDGDLQEGVTAEASSLAGHQELGNLVVIYDENHISIEDDTDIAFTEDVLKRYEAYGWHTQRVDWTRTGEYKEDVQELYSALLAAKAETSKPSIISLRTIIGYPAPKKQNTGKIHGSALGAEEVAALKEVLGFDPAKSFQVDQEVLDHARAVVERGAAEHKAWEESFNAWREANPEGAALLERIEAQELPEGLDAALPVFPVSKDVSTRAASGKVLNALGPVLPELWGGSADLAESNNTTIEGSPSFVPASKQTGAWSGNPYGRVLHFGIREHAAASIVNGISLAGNTRAFSGTFLIFSDYQRPAIRLGALMGVPSLYVWTHDSIGLGEDGPTHQPVEQLASLRAIVGLDVVRPGDANEVAAAWKTMLENHANPAGIVLTRQNIPTWERGTGDADGDTFASTAGVAKGGYVLAEASKDGATVPADVILIATGSEVQLAVQAREALQADGIAARVVSMPCVEWFKKQDAAYRESVLPAAVKARVSVEAGLALGWREFVGDAGRSVSLEHYGASADYKRLFQEFGITAEAVAAAAKDSLSSLQA
- a CDS encoding heme o synthase, with translation MTATVSTTDTPLNASRASGIGFARKAKAYLALTKPRVIELLLVSTLPTMIYAERGFPSIGLILATLVGGAFAAGSAGAFNCYIDRDIDKLMHRTENRPLVTGEVTPREALVFSWLLGAAAIVILWFGANPLSAWLGLGAIFFYVVIYTMILKRRTAQNIVWGGAAGCFPVLIAWAAVTNSVEWPAIILFLVIFLWTPPHYWPLSMRYGEDYRNANVPMLGAIAGAKVVSVQVVLYAWAMVASSLLMIPAGGAGWVYTVTALVAGAWFLYESHALYSRAHREDISDKRAMKVFHGSISYLTLLFIALAVDPFVGSAVMPG